Sequence from the [Bacteroides] pectinophilus genome:
TCCCTATAACAGAGATAAGGCACGACAGAGAGGTGTATACTACTCTGCCCCTTGCAATAATTCTTACACAGGACATAATAATGACTGTTTCAAAGGAAGAACATAATGCCGTCATAGCTGCATTTATAGATGGCAAGATAAGGGATTTCAGTACGAAGAAGAAGCTTCGTTTTGTATATCAGATACTGTTCAGGACAGCCATGCTGTATCAGGCGGAATTGAGAATCATGGATAAGAAGAGAATAGAGATTGAGGAGCATGTTGGAGATAAGACAGAAGATTCTGACCTTATAGCACTGCACGAACTTGAATCTACGCTTGTATATTTTGCAACATCACTTCGCGCCAACCGTGTTGTACTTGAGAGACTTTCACATTATAAGAGGCTTCAGCAGTATCCTGACGATATTGAGCTTCTTGAGGATGTAGTAGTCGAGACGCAGCAGGCTATCGAGATGGCAAGCATCTACAAGGATATTATTAACGGAACAAGAGAACTGCTGTCATCAGTGCTTAACAGCCGTCTGAACAATGTGATGAAGTACCTTACATCAATTACACTTGTAATGGCTTTCCCTACGGTAATATCGGGACTGTATGGAATGAATGTTGCCGGAATGCCGTTTGCCAATGATATTAACGGATTTATGATAATATGTGTAATGATAATTGTTATCTGTATTGTTGTGGCATTCTGGTTAAAACGCAATAAGATGCTGTGATTGGGAATGGGATTAGAATAATCAGGAATAATCAATAGAAATATAAGCCGGAAAATACCATTTAAACATTGTGTGATTAATGGTATGCTTCCGGCTTCTGTTTTATTATATCAGATGGCAGTTAAACTGTCTCATACTTGCGGATACATCCGAGTCCGAGAGCGTAAGGCCCTGTGTGGCATACTGTTACGGCTCCGATTTGTGAACCGATATCCTCGCAGAAAGTAACACCAAGTGCATCACCAATCTCCTTTTTGAACTGTGCGGCTTCTTCAAGGTCATATCCCCAGCCTATGATAAAGTTATAATCCTTAACATTGTGTCCCGGCTCGTTAAAATACTTCCTGGCAGCTTCGATAACTGATGTAAGTGACTTGGCGCGTGTACGACTTACTCCGCCAAGACCGATCTCGTTGTCCTTCATGATTATTGTAGGCTTAATCTTAATCCTGCTTGATATAAGAAGTGCAAGCTTACCGATACGGCCGTTCTTAATCAGATAATCAAGAGAACCGATTGTAAAGAAAATTCTCGTAGATTCCTTGAGCTTTTCGAGGTTCTCAACAGTCTTCTCATATGTAAGTCCGGCTTCTTTCATTCTTACGGCTTCGTTGACAAAAAGTCCCTGTGTTACAGTGTTGGTTGTTGAATTCATAACTGTAATAACAGCATCGGGATGCTCCTCAAGAACAAGGTCACGTGCAGTCTGGGCTGAATTATATGAAC
This genomic interval carries:
- a CDS encoding magnesium transporter CorA family protein codes for the protein MINIYRTDDQILHEVHEIHEGVWVSLSAPTVAETQKMADELDIDIDDIRASLDEEESSRIELKDGYTLILVDVPITEIRHDREVYTTLPLAIILTQDIIMTVSKEEHNAVIAAFIDGKIRDFSTKKKLRFVYQILFRTAMLYQAELRIMDKKRIEIEEHVGDKTEDSDLIALHELESTLVYFATSLRANRVVLERLSHYKRLQQYPDDIELLEDVVVETQQAIEMASIYKDIINGTRELLSSVLNSRLNNVMKYLTSITLVMAFPTVISGLYGMNVAGMPFANDINGFMIICVMIIVICIVVAFWLKRNKML
- a CDS encoding DegV family protein, with product MFKILTDSACDLDKEYVVKHDVDVIPLYITTDGQNYLRDGEELYSRDLYKRMVEENIFPKSSLPSVQDYVDHMMPYVEKGLPVICITISTSLSGSYNSAQTARDLVLEEHPDAVITVMNSTTNTVTQGLFVNEAVRMKEAGLTYEKTVENLEKLKESTRIFFTIGSLDYLIKNGRIGKLALLISSRIKIKPTIIMKDNEIGLGGVSRTRAKSLTSVIEAARKYFNEPGHNVKDYNFIIGWGYDLEEAAQFKKEIGDALGVTFCEDIGSQIGAVTVCHTGPYALGLGCIRKYETV